One Acidobacteriota bacterium DNA window includes the following coding sequences:
- a CDS encoding cobalamin B12-binding domain-containing protein, translating into MTRAYSTAEVSQMWNVSESTIKRWADSGKLECIRTPGGHRRFQMEALMAFQEQNHLKSSNLFSFSIPSLVAAEPAQAQENHFGREQQLLEQVETVTEFTPLKTLQQIYFELAIQGSQKLAEIFLQRLYLQGYSILDIKEKVITPVMHQIGWLWQRGELQVYEEHLASQVTLSATRYLHYLVPHKSEHGKSALCACLEGDFHEIALHWLTQTLESDGWRVIVAGANTPVHSISDALNRFQPAILCLSATILSNLEHLRRDYKVCWERAEALGTRIIIGGAAFEDPDIRAHFPHHFHGTSFSDLIGYLRREFK; encoded by the coding sequence ATGACGCGTGCCTATTCAACTGCGGAAGTTTCTCAAATGTGGAATGTCAGTGAATCCACGATTAAACGGTGGGCTGACAGTGGGAAGCTGGAGTGTATCCGGACACCTGGGGGGCACCGCCGATTTCAAATGGAAGCTCTGATGGCATTTCAGGAACAAAATCACCTGAAGTCATCCAACCTCTTCTCGTTCTCGATCCCGTCACTGGTGGCTGCTGAGCCCGCCCAGGCTCAGGAAAATCACTTTGGCCGGGAACAACAATTACTTGAGCAAGTTGAAACGGTGACTGAGTTCACGCCACTCAAAACACTCCAGCAGATCTATTTCGAACTGGCAATTCAGGGAAGTCAGAAACTGGCTGAGATTTTTCTCCAACGGTTGTACCTGCAAGGCTATTCAATTCTGGATATCAAGGAAAAAGTGATTACCCCGGTCATGCACCAGATCGGATGGTTGTGGCAACGGGGCGAATTGCAGGTCTATGAAGAACACCTGGCATCTCAAGTAACTCTTTCAGCCACCAGATATTTACATTACCTGGTGCCACACAAATCCGAACATGGGAAGTCAGCATTGTGTGCCTGTCTTGAAGGCGATTTCCACGAAATTGCACTTCACTGGCTGACCCAAACGCTTGAATCTGATGGCTGGCGGGTGATTGTGGCCGGGGCCAATACCCCGGTTCACTCAATTTCTGATGCGCTCAACCGGTTTCAACCAGCGATTCTGTGTTTATCAGCCACGATTTTGTCTAATTTGGAACATTTGCGGCGTGATTATAAAGTTTGCTGGGAACGGGCCGAAGCCCTGGGAACTCGGATCATTATTGGTGGGGCCGCCTTTGAGGATCCTGATATCCGCGCCCATTTTCCCCATCACTTTCATGGCACGAGTTTTTCCGACCTGATCGGATATCTGCGGCGAGAATTCAAATAA